One Vigna unguiculata cultivar IT97K-499-35 chromosome 7, ASM411807v1, whole genome shotgun sequence genomic region harbors:
- the LOC114191615 gene encoding transcription factor bHLH155 isoform X1 — translation MGSNLHRLLRSFCLGTDWKYAIFWKLKHRARMILTWEDAYYDNPNICDSSGNKSCQNTWERNGSADFSHDPLELAVAKMSYHVYSLGEGIVGQVAVTGKHRWICVDNQVTSSGPSLEFADGWQSQFSAGIRTIVVIAVVPIGVVQLGSLNKVAEDMGFITCIRSLFLSNQDYTICHAPNQGQNSMKNSSPVLDSKTSESVPAYLHNTEKTMKHESLDNLMPFQGPGNNYLPHTVNQKMTVDVAKHEGPELYSDGNFILLQSMSNMMNVEQQKFLGMRPVNERKFEGNSGGCDDTSVESGKKLSSFLHNLVTGNNGVNDLVCPSRNVGVDSVSFSSDFVDTAVFESEKFHYVDINQKGVLNWPRPSDAYSRKDIGKSKFQTEPCSKDTSYTLKFPAGYELHEALGPSFLKGSKYFDWAVKANQDVKATEMSDELSCSQLTSESEHLLEAMVANICHRNNNVNSELSFSTTMQAAIASGNNLEGSTHTIHTINSESCSTDQPHLGREEKHYNLGSSGICGIMSPKGFSSTCPSSCSEQFERSSEPTKNSKKRARPGESCRPRPRDRQLIQDRIKELRELVPNGAKCSIDSLLECTIKHMLFLKNVTMHADKLNKFADSKTKLHHMEKDINGSSSHQQGSSWAMEVGGHLKVRSILVENLNKNGQMLVEMLCEECSHFLEIAEAIRSMGLTILNGATEAHGEKTCICFVVEAGSEGQNNRNLHRLDILWPLVQLLQSKSTMYS, via the exons ATGGGTAGCAACTTGCACCGACTGCTCAGAAGCTTCTGTTTGGGTACTGATTGGAAGTATGCCATCTTTTGGAAGCTCAAACACCGGGCTCGGAT GATCCTGACTTGGGAGGACGCTTACTATGACAATCCCAATATTTGTGACTCTTCTGGAAATAAGAGCTGCCAGAATACATGGGAGCGGAATGGCAGTGCAGATTTTTCGCATGATCCTCTAGAGTTAGCTGTGGCAAAGATGTCATATCATGTATATTCGTTAGGGGAAGG AATTGTTGGACAGGTAGCTGTTACAGGAAAACATCGGTGGATATGTGTAGATAATCAAGTTACAAGCTCTGGCCCATCTTTGGAG TTTGCTGATGGATGGCAATCTCAATTTTCTGCTGGAATTAGG ACCATTGTTGTTATAGCCGTAGTCCCCATTGGAGTTGTTCAACTTGGTTCCTTGAATAAA GTTGCTGAAGATATGGGGTTTATAACCTGTATCCGAAGTCTCTTTTTGTCTAATCAAGATTACACAATTTGCCATGCTCCTAATCAAGGACAAAATAGTATGAAGAATTCTTCGCCTGTG cTGGATTCAAAAACTTCAGAAAGTGTGCCTGCTTACTTGCACAATACAGAGAAAACCATGAAGCATGAATCACTGGATAATTTAATGCCCTTTCAAGGTCCTGGGAACAATTATTTACCTCATACTGTGAATCAGAAGATGACTGTTGATGTGGCCAAGCATGAGGGACCAGAATTATACAGTGATGGAAATTTCATTTTGCTTCAGTCAATGTCTAATATGATGAATGTGGAGCAGCAGAAATTTTTAGGGATGAGACCTGTAAATGAGAGAAAGTTTGAAGGGAACAGTGGTGGCTGTGATGATACAAGTGTGGAATCAGGAAAAAAATTGTCATCTTTTTTACATAATTTGGTTACGGGTAATAATGGTGTAAATGATTTAGTATGTCCATCTAGAAATGTTGGCGTTGATTCTGTATCCTTCTCTTCAGACTTTGTTGATACAGCTGTCTTTGAGAGTGAAAAGTTTCATTATGTGGATATCAACCAAAAAGGAGTGTTGAACTGGCCCAGACCTTCAGATGCATACTCCCGAAAAGATATTGGGAAGTCAAAGTTTCAGACTGAACCTTGTTCCAAGGATACCTCATACACTTTGAAGTTTCCTGCTGGTTATGAGTTACATGAAGCACTTGGTCCAAGTTTTCTAAAAGGGAGCAAATATTTTGATTGGGCAGTAAAGGCAAATCAAGATGTTAAAGCCACTGAGATGTCAGATGAGCTAAGCTGTAGCCAATTGACTTCTGAATCAGAGCATCTCTTAGAAGCTATGGTGGCTAACATCTGCCATAGGAATAATAATGTCAATAGCGAGTTATCATTTTCTACAACAATGCAGGCTGCAATAGCATCAGGAAACAATCTCGAGGGTTCCACTCACACTATCCACACCATAAATTCTGAAAGCTGTTCAACAGATCAGCCTCACCTTGGTAGAGAggaaaaacattataatttggGTTCATCTGGGATATGTGGTATAATGTCCCCAAAGGGTTTTTCTTCTACATGTCCTAGTTCCTGTAGTGAACAGTTTGAGAGGTCTTCTGAACCAACTAAGAACAGCAAGAAGAGGGCTAGGCCTGGTGAAAGTTGTAGGCCTAGACCAAGGGACAGACAACTTATCCAAGATCGTATTAAGGAGTTGAGGGAACTGGTACCAAATGGAGCAAAG TGCAGTATTGATTCGCTACTGGAGTGCACCATAAAACACATGCTCTTTCTCAAGAATGTAACCATGCATGCTGACAAGCTAAATAAATTTGCGGACTCAAAGACTAAG TTGCATCACATGGAAAAAGATATTAACGGATCATCAAGTCATCAACAAGGTTCAAGTTGGGCAATGGAAGTCGGAGGCCATCTGAAAGTTCGTTCCATATTAGTGGAGAATCTTAATAAGAATGGCCAGATGCTTGTTGAG ATGTTGTGTGAGGAGTGTAGCCATTTTCTTGAGATAGCAGAAGCCATCAGAAGCATGGGCCTGACAATATTGAATGGTGCAACAGAAGCTCATGGCGAGAAGACATGTATATGTTTTGTGGTTGAGGCAGGATCAGAA GGCCAAAACAACAGAAACTTACACAGATTGGATATCTTGTGGCCGCTTGTTCAATTACTGCAATCCAAGAGCACTATGTATTCATAA
- the LOC114191615 gene encoding transcription factor EMB1444 isoform X2, which yields MGSNLHRLLRSFCLGTDWKYAIFWKLKHRARMILTWEDAYYDNPNICDSSGNKSCQNTWERNGSADFSHDPLELAVAKMSYHVYSLGEGIVGQVAVTGKHRWICVDNQVTSSGPSLEFADGWQSQFSAGIRTIVVIAVVPIGVVQLGSLNKLDSKTSESVPAYLHNTEKTMKHESLDNLMPFQGPGNNYLPHTVNQKMTVDVAKHEGPELYSDGNFILLQSMSNMMNVEQQKFLGMRPVNERKFEGNSGGCDDTSVESGKKLSSFLHNLVTGNNGVNDLVCPSRNVGVDSVSFSSDFVDTAVFESEKFHYVDINQKGVLNWPRPSDAYSRKDIGKSKFQTEPCSKDTSYTLKFPAGYELHEALGPSFLKGSKYFDWAVKANQDVKATEMSDELSCSQLTSESEHLLEAMVANICHRNNNVNSELSFSTTMQAAIASGNNLEGSTHTIHTINSESCSTDQPHLGREEKHYNLGSSGICGIMSPKGFSSTCPSSCSEQFERSSEPTKNSKKRARPGESCRPRPRDRQLIQDRIKELRELVPNGAKCSIDSLLECTIKHMLFLKNVTMHADKLNKFADSKTKLHHMEKDINGSSSHQQGSSWAMEVGGHLKVRSILVENLNKNGQMLVEMLCEECSHFLEIAEAIRSMGLTILNGATEAHGEKTCICFVVEAGSEGQNNRNLHRLDILWPLVQLLQSKSTMYS from the exons ATGGGTAGCAACTTGCACCGACTGCTCAGAAGCTTCTGTTTGGGTACTGATTGGAAGTATGCCATCTTTTGGAAGCTCAAACACCGGGCTCGGAT GATCCTGACTTGGGAGGACGCTTACTATGACAATCCCAATATTTGTGACTCTTCTGGAAATAAGAGCTGCCAGAATACATGGGAGCGGAATGGCAGTGCAGATTTTTCGCATGATCCTCTAGAGTTAGCTGTGGCAAAGATGTCATATCATGTATATTCGTTAGGGGAAGG AATTGTTGGACAGGTAGCTGTTACAGGAAAACATCGGTGGATATGTGTAGATAATCAAGTTACAAGCTCTGGCCCATCTTTGGAG TTTGCTGATGGATGGCAATCTCAATTTTCTGCTGGAATTAGG ACCATTGTTGTTATAGCCGTAGTCCCCATTGGAGTTGTTCAACTTGGTTCCTTGAATAAA cTGGATTCAAAAACTTCAGAAAGTGTGCCTGCTTACTTGCACAATACAGAGAAAACCATGAAGCATGAATCACTGGATAATTTAATGCCCTTTCAAGGTCCTGGGAACAATTATTTACCTCATACTGTGAATCAGAAGATGACTGTTGATGTGGCCAAGCATGAGGGACCAGAATTATACAGTGATGGAAATTTCATTTTGCTTCAGTCAATGTCTAATATGATGAATGTGGAGCAGCAGAAATTTTTAGGGATGAGACCTGTAAATGAGAGAAAGTTTGAAGGGAACAGTGGTGGCTGTGATGATACAAGTGTGGAATCAGGAAAAAAATTGTCATCTTTTTTACATAATTTGGTTACGGGTAATAATGGTGTAAATGATTTAGTATGTCCATCTAGAAATGTTGGCGTTGATTCTGTATCCTTCTCTTCAGACTTTGTTGATACAGCTGTCTTTGAGAGTGAAAAGTTTCATTATGTGGATATCAACCAAAAAGGAGTGTTGAACTGGCCCAGACCTTCAGATGCATACTCCCGAAAAGATATTGGGAAGTCAAAGTTTCAGACTGAACCTTGTTCCAAGGATACCTCATACACTTTGAAGTTTCCTGCTGGTTATGAGTTACATGAAGCACTTGGTCCAAGTTTTCTAAAAGGGAGCAAATATTTTGATTGGGCAGTAAAGGCAAATCAAGATGTTAAAGCCACTGAGATGTCAGATGAGCTAAGCTGTAGCCAATTGACTTCTGAATCAGAGCATCTCTTAGAAGCTATGGTGGCTAACATCTGCCATAGGAATAATAATGTCAATAGCGAGTTATCATTTTCTACAACAATGCAGGCTGCAATAGCATCAGGAAACAATCTCGAGGGTTCCACTCACACTATCCACACCATAAATTCTGAAAGCTGTTCAACAGATCAGCCTCACCTTGGTAGAGAggaaaaacattataatttggGTTCATCTGGGATATGTGGTATAATGTCCCCAAAGGGTTTTTCTTCTACATGTCCTAGTTCCTGTAGTGAACAGTTTGAGAGGTCTTCTGAACCAACTAAGAACAGCAAGAAGAGGGCTAGGCCTGGTGAAAGTTGTAGGCCTAGACCAAGGGACAGACAACTTATCCAAGATCGTATTAAGGAGTTGAGGGAACTGGTACCAAATGGAGCAAAG TGCAGTATTGATTCGCTACTGGAGTGCACCATAAAACACATGCTCTTTCTCAAGAATGTAACCATGCATGCTGACAAGCTAAATAAATTTGCGGACTCAAAGACTAAG TTGCATCACATGGAAAAAGATATTAACGGATCATCAAGTCATCAACAAGGTTCAAGTTGGGCAATGGAAGTCGGAGGCCATCTGAAAGTTCGTTCCATATTAGTGGAGAATCTTAATAAGAATGGCCAGATGCTTGTTGAG ATGTTGTGTGAGGAGTGTAGCCATTTTCTTGAGATAGCAGAAGCCATCAGAAGCATGGGCCTGACAATATTGAATGGTGCAACAGAAGCTCATGGCGAGAAGACATGTATATGTTTTGTGGTTGAGGCAGGATCAGAA GGCCAAAACAACAGAAACTTACACAGATTGGATATCTTGTGGCCGCTTGTTCAATTACTGCAATCCAAGAGCACTATGTATTCATAA